One Stigmatopora argus isolate UIUO_Sarg chromosome 19, RoL_Sarg_1.0, whole genome shotgun sequence genomic window, gtcaataatattttcattatttgctgcgggccaataaaaatGGGCAGTTTTGACATAATATGACAATAATATGAGAATAATAAACCAAAAAGTCAAGTGAACTTGCAGTAATATTcacaaatattgtttttctcttttccctGGCAACaggagaaattatttttttattattattattatttttaaacaccaaCTTTCAAGCATGAAGTATTTATCCCAAAACATTGAATAAGGCCCAACAGTCCTACATTTGAAACatacaataacaaataaatccATGAATGAAAACATCGCACACAATCGGAGAGAATGTATCCAATTATAAGCCTATAGATCTTATCGCGTTTGATCTGGATCGCGACTCGAGTGGGCCGTATGCGGGGGGGGTTCTTTATTCTTTATTCTTTCGAGTATGCATGCACAGTGTTAATGCACAGCGGGCGTATCTTTTTTTAGGCGCTGTGTTTTAGTAGCGTGTCGGGGGGGTGATCTGAGGTCAAATGCAAACAAGGCTAGTCAAGAGGGATTAGCGTCGCGCGCCGTTGCCACAATGGCCGCGGACCCCCGCCCCCCTTTTGCGAGTGGATTTCAAGCCCGCTGtttcaaaaccatttttttccggGCGTATACGTACGTAGACCACGTTGGGCTCAAGTCGAAAAACTATTGTATAGGGATATCATCGTCGGGCTTCGTTTTGCTGTGCGCAAACACAAAAGGTCGGGTTTAACAAGTTGTCCTAAATAACCGTGAAATGGACACTTCTCGTCACTTTGCGGCGCCGCCGctatgtatgtacagtatgtacTTTACGGGCTGGTCGCATGATGACACGCTTGGGTCGTGTAAGATGATCGACCGTGCGCAGTTCGCGGTTAAGCCGAAAGCTTTCAAGTGTTCGTAATGGCCGAGTGCACGAGCTGTAAACGTCAAGCTCGGGTTGGGCAATATGGCTTAAAATGacattgaggaaaaaataatcaCCTTTAGGGCGGCGTGTTACGCGTTTGACAATCTCGCTCCTAATAATACTCAGCGTTTGCTCGAGCTGAGACGCCGTGACGTGGCAAGACCGCCTGCGAACCCGGGTTAATGTTGGTGGCGGCGtggggaggaaggaaggaaggacggTTAAACACTTGGACATTGTCCTTCTTAATCTTCTCAATGTACATTCAAAGTTTCAGCAGGTCCCACTTCATTATTTAAGCTCCTTTGGGGCCCTGCGTGACGTCGGGAGTCGGGCTGGGAATGTGAGGCGGCGGAGGGAGGCTGGAATGCCCACCTGCCTGCCCGCCTGGTTTCTATAGCGCCCACTGACGGGCTTATTTACTGACGTAAACGCTCAAATGCAACTCAACAGTTGCTTCAAATGcaacaaatatttacaaaaaaatgacaagtgaTATTTTCTCCCCCAAATGACTGCCAATATGCGCgtctactattttttttaatttccattaTAGAGCCAAAGCAAAAcatggcaattaaaaaaaaaatctgtaaaaatcATTGAAGTAATGTATTCTATTATTGTGTACAATCACCATCAGCATCCTCAATGTATTAACTATTGTTGCCTTTAACAAcacaaatggctgtgttaagacctaccgtatgcatgtacatctatatgtatgtatacgtgcttgtatatgtatatacatatacacatatacatacacatatacacacacacatatagattatatatatatatatatatatatatatatatatatatatacacacatatatacacatatatacacacatatatacatatatacatatatatatacacacatatatatatacacacatatatttatatatatatacatatatacatatatacatatacacatatacacaaatacacaaatacacaaatacacacatatatatatatatatatatatatatatatatatatatacacacacacacatatatttcagcaacacgcttattaatttatttatgcatttattcatgtatttatttattaacttacttactacctatctatttatgtctaaaatgtcttttgctgtgtctgtattctcaccctcttgctactgtgacaacgaaatttcccgaatacgggatgaataaagtaatccaatccaatccatgttCCTAAATTTTTTGCTACTACTTGAATAAATGGCCTTGACAATGAAACCCAAGCTAACCACTTCATCCTCTtagtattaattatttaaaatactaCACAGAGAATAAATACATACCCATACTCACCCAGATATGTAGTATGCTGTTTAAATACTTAATTGGCACATATATTCCAGTTTGCTAAACAGGCTATTCCACATCGAATGGCCACTGCGCACTGaccaaaaaaattgtgaatcctaTATGGATTGAAACCCCCTCCAGACGTCTAAATGATGTTGCAAAGCTTTGTTTGCTATGACACGCCACCAAACTAAAGGATAAAAGGGCTCATTATCTTTTGGGGGTGAATCTAAACTATCCTTTTATCTTTGATTCACAGtgcttttatcatttaaaagctTTATCATAGCATTCTTAGACcacgtttgatttttttttccagttgttTCAACCGACTCGGGTAGTTTTGGAGAAAATAAAACGTTCGCCATCCTGAAAGACGTGGACGATCGCCTGCAAATGTTAGCGGTACTTTTTCTAGAACCCCCCACTGGGACTCGGTCCCCGTTGCCAAGCCCCCCCGCTGCGGGTATAGGACATATGGAAGGAACGTATACACGGACGGACGGCCTCACCCGCTGAATCCCCGCTCGCACGATCAGTCGACTCACATGAATAGTTGCGATTAGCGAGCGCGTCGTGCGCGAGGATGGCTTGCTGGGTCACTGCGTTCATGGTTTAATCAATGGGGGAAACGATTTGGCCGTTAGCGTGCAATTGATAAAGCGAGAGGACCCGTCGCGTCGCCAAATTTACCGACTTCATTATGTCGCCGTCCTCTTCCAATGCATCATTTAGACATTTTAAACGGTACGAGTGCAGGTTTCCCTTTTGAATTGTTTTAACATGGCGGTCAATACTTTTAAATTAGACGTCTATCCTTGTCCATGGCGAGAAATTAGTGAAAAAGAATGTATTGGAATAAATAATGGATATGTCAAATCAgacggaaatattgttttaatccaaatctcgccaaaatatatatatatttttagcaaatatttattttcttgcagaggataaagaatataggGCTGGATTATTTTCATGCCTTCATTAAAGTAAGTATTTTTTCAGAATTCTGAATACAAGGCATTTTGGAtagaaatttaatttattttgaaggggggtaaaaaaatgacacttttagAATGATGGTGGCAATTTGTCAGATATTACGGTACCCATTTGAAAAGACGACTCTTATCTCCATCTCCTTTTATAATGGAAAATATGGTCAATTTAAAGTCTTGAAGGGGAAGAAACACATTGATTTTAACGCTTGGAAGTTATTCTGGCTTCCATGCAACTAAagacctaaaaatatatatatatatatatatatatatatatatatatatatatatatatatatatatacatatatatatatatatatacatatatatatatatatacatatatatatatacatatatatatgtatatgtatatatatatatatgtatatatatatatgtatatatatatatatatatatatacacacacatatatacacacatatatatatacacacatacatatatacacatatgtgtatgtatatatatatatgtatatatatgtatatatatatatatgtatgtatatatatatatatatatgtatatatatgtatatatatatgtatatatatatgtatatatatgtatatatatgtatatatctatatatgtatatgtatatatatctatgtatgtgtatatatatgtatgtgtatatatatgtatgtgtatatatatgtatgtgtatatatatgtatgtgtatatatatgtatgtgtatatatatgtatgtgtatatatatgtatgtgtatatatgtatgtgtatatatatgtatgtgtatatatatgtatgtgtatatatatgtatgtgtatatatatgtatgtatatatatatgtatgtatatatatatgtatgtatatatatatgtatatatatatatatatatatatatatatatatatatatatatatatatatatatatatatatatatatcttttgtCCCAAGCAACAAAGAGACTATGAGGAGTATTACATGACGCATTGAAGTCATCCAAAGACTCCCAGCTCCCTTGTTAAGGCCGAGTTTCCCTCCCAGACGAATAATTCCACATGAATATTCACCGACGGAATCATTAATAGAACCCGGCCGGCGTGCGCGGGTCCTGGACTGAACTcttggcggcagcggcggcgttTAGGACGTTGGAGGGATGAGATTAACGCGGGCGGGGAGGCGTAATCTTGAAAGGCTTGAAAATCTCATTGGGAGCCTATTATGGATACGCATTTTATTTATCCAGACGGGGATGAGGAACCGCATTAACTGTTTTAGTGAGCAATAATGCTAAGTACCTTAGCATACTTGCTATTTGAATACATGATactgttatttattttcacGTCCATTTTTAAGAGCAAAACCCGACTTAAGTAGACCGCCATCAAGTGGGAGGCGACGTTTGTTCGCTGCCGGCCCTCCCGCTttgaacggattggacgcctgtcacTGCGATTGGATGTCAGTGTGCAATACAACCTGTGTGGTCTAGGTCTCCAGGGGTTGAGTCATGTGGCGGCCGGCCGTGTCCGAGGCAAGAAGGCGGCGACCGGTCGGCGACCGGTCGGCGGCGGTGGGCGTGGCTTGGAGCAAACCAGAGGCGAGAAGGTTACGGCCACGTTACGCCGCCTCCGTCACGTGGCATGGTCGCGGGTGCGGCGTCCGCGGAGTACTGCACCTGGAAATGACGCAAAAATAGCAATatttgtatcatgacaataacatgacatcaacacttttttttaaatcctggagacatttttttttgtaaatgcgaTTTTCCCCCCACTAAAATTATATGGTAATACTGAAATTTGACCTCAGGCCAGATATTCTTTACTTTAAtgagttgtatatatatatataataaatatatatatatatatatatatatatatatatatatatatatatatatatatatatatatatatatatatatatatatatatatgtgtgtgtgtgtatatatatgtgtgtgtatatgtatgtatgtatgtgtgtatatatgtgtatgtgtgtatgtgtgtatgtgtgtatgtgtgtatgtgtgtatgtgtgtatgtgtgtatgtgtgtatgtgtgtatgtgtgtatgtgtgtatgtgtgtatgtgtgtatgtgtgtatgtgtgtatgtgtgtatgtgtgtatgtgtgtatgtgtatgtatgtatgtgtatgtatgtatgtgtatgtatgtatgtatgtatgtatgtatgtatgtatgtatgtatgtatgtatgtatgtatgtatgtatgtatgtgtgtgtatgtatgtgtgtgtatgtatgtatgtatgtatgtatgtatgtatgtatgtatgtatgtatgtatgtatgtatgtatgtatgtatatatatatatatatatatatatatatatatatatatatatttatacagagagagagcgaacgCAGTGTGTAAGTACTGCACCTggaaatgaagcaaaaatagcaatatttgtatcatgacaataacaTGACATCAACACTTTTCTAAAAATCCTggcgacatttttttttttgtaaatgcgaTTTTTCCCccactaaaattagacggtAATACTGAAATTTGACCTTAGGCCAGATATTCTTTACTTTAATGAGttgtgtgaatatatatattcatatatatatatagagagagaaggCATTGTGTAAGACAGGATCTATATTTTGTGGCATGCTTAGCACTGCATTCCAAGCATTCAAGCAAACACTTCTCGTCCTGTCATCTGCGCCCTACATGGAGGCCTCGCGGCCCGCCGTCGTCGTCTCGCTCGCCCGCCCGATGGACGGATCGATCTCCCCCTCGCTCGCTCGGCCTTCCCTATTCTCTTTTCCCTCCTCCTTCCTTGGCGCCCCCGGACTGTCAATAACCGCCATGGGCGAGAAAATAAATCTCCCGAGCCTCGGCACGCCATTCTTCTTCTTTGCGGCTTTGTGCTATTGCATGAGCTAAAGTGGAAGGGGGGGGCGTGGGGAGGGGGATTCCACGTCGAAACGCGGAGAGGGCCGACCGCcacaatcaaaacaacaacacgaCGGCAGCGTTCAGACTTCAAGAGACGATCGCTAGCTATTCCGCGCAGTACTCGCCACGGCCTCGGACGTTATGAAAGAGCTGGATCGGATTGGCGTAGATCCGCGGACTTCAAAGTGCAGCGATCGTAAAGTCTTCTACTGGAGGGGGGGGCAAAGAACTGACATTTCTACGGCAAAATGACCTTTCTGGCTCGTCTGCAAAACAAACACATCCAAAGGTTTGACGCGCTAGCGGAAGGCGCGCATGTTTCTGCAGTGTATAAATAATGCAGAGTGAATCTATAGCTAGTTCAGCCAAGGACGACGTGGTTGGCAAATGGAATTTAATCATTAGAAGGTCAATAACGCGTGTCACACACTTTTTCATTGAATTGATAGATTTGGGGCCATATGCAGACTTCTTTGTCTTGCTGAGATCAGCTTGTTATAAGAATGTTGCCATGACGACCAGGGATTTATTTACCATGTATCTACTTATTCATGTGACAGTATactacatttgttttttgtttgattaaatgaGTTTGAAAGGTGACCATTGCGCTAGAATCAGGAATGAAAACACTCGACTTTCCCGCGGATAAACTCTTCCGACGCCAAATCCAAGAGATGACACGGCGGCGGTCCGACTAAACATgacacgccgccgccgctctcCGGGCCGAAAGCCACCGAGCGATTAAAGCCGCCGATTCAAGTGCGGCCAACTTCTGGCGGCAAGTCACGGCTGCCGACGGAGCGCGTTGATAAAAATCGCAGCGAACCCGAAGGACAGCTGGCCGACTGATGACATCCGGGTCGGGCTACTTCCTGGAGTCAAGTGACAGTGGTTGATTTCCTGACTGTGTTAATAAGAATCCGGTGTTAACGCCTAACGAACTGACCCCGATTTGATGGGAAATCCGACCTGATCATGTCAaaactgtaattaaaaaaaatctcttatttcattttaaagtatTAACTCATCAAAGGCTAGCCAAAAAACCAAATAACCTTAAaaaaaggtgtcagactcgggttggttcgcaagccgctttaacgtcaacttgatttcatgtgggccggactattttagatataatatttagatttcttttttataaatggattaaaagccctgaatattcagttttttatagttctaaaacaatgtttattttagctttttttaatatatatttttagattttacaaaacgatttttgaactaaaaacacagaaaaaatggataaaaatgacaatcattgatttaaaagggggaaaaaaatcagggaatttaatatacatctatactcttcatttgaatttgatccttaaacagaaagttggcactcatgattgactttcccgggccgcacaaaatgatgcggcgggccagctttggcccccgggccgccactttgacacatgtgccttaaaaGCGTAAgcatacaagaaaaaaatatatatatatacacggtACATTTTGATACTATTTAAGAtcaataaacaacaaaataatatagCGTTTGCCACGGCTGATCCTCAAAATCTTCTGATTGGCTCTcgaaactaaaaaaatatgcgAGTTTGACATCACTACACTTTAACAACAAGGACCGCCCGTATGTTTGCTTTTAAAATGGACGTTGTCAGTGAGCCGCCATGACATTGAGCCAACAAAGACATCCACAACAACGGCAAAAAAAGCACCAGCCGCCACCAGCTCCGTCCCGTGACACGGCAGTAAATCTCCCAAGGATCCAAACAACAAATGGACCCTGCGGAGGGATCCACTTTACAAAAAAACCTCACacgccccccccctctctgtttGGAGAGATTAGTGTGGAGGAATTCCACAGCAGATATCGCTTACCCACTCAACTTTGCTCGCCGCCACAATTTTTACTTTGAGCGGCcgcgagcaaaaaaaaagaaagaaaaaaaacagtccggGTGTCTGCCGTTTTTGCCCGTGGAGTTAAATTGGCTTATCTGACGACATCTTAACCTCTAGAGGCCCCTGCCAGAATgctttcacacacaaaaaaagaaatatcgaTCAACACGCAAGCTCGACAAAAACAAGGCggaaaaaacatttgttctAGGTTTTCAGGTTCTAGATATTGCTATTGCTGGGTTTACTTTAAGTACAGTCAAAATAATCCGCAAAAAAATGGGCGGAaccttataaaaaaatatggttgCTGATTGGACGATGGCTCATTTTGTTACGCTggcgaaaatattttttcctgtcAAAACAGCTTTAGCATCAAAAAAGAAACTTGGATAttgacaaaaatcattttttgttctGTATTGTACGTATTTTTGGTTCACTTCTGCTGCCCCGCCTCTTTCCCCTGATTGGCGTGTACGCGGAAGGCCCCCAATCCGCATTAAACAACAAcacgcaaaaacattttttcctgtcAAAACTCAAAACCCTTTAGTTTCTTCCTCTTCCTTCGATTaaggaaatgaattgaatttccAGGAAAACTAGACAATTACTTCCTGTTCCGCCCCTTTCTCCTGATAGGCTCAGTCTTCAGACATTTAAACCACAACAAAAACGAGCTCAATAACATTTGAATTAGCAATTAATGTACAATGAATAAAACGAATCAATCAATGAATTAATTCGAAGAAGAAGCAAAAACACATTCTAGTGACAGCGACACCTTGAGGCCACTCGGGCAATCTTACGCAAGACTTGATTAATTTACAGGTGCGCAGCTATACAATGGATGGAAAAACGTGCACAGCGCATGTTGGTGGGCGCGCACGGAGGCGTGCACGCGCGTGCGGCGTCCAGGCAAGGCATCGGTGGGAGGCCGCAGCCGTAGCCGCAGTGGCCGGGTCCCATTGTGGCTGTCAACAGCCGAGAACcgacccccctcctcccccctctCCCCGCTCGATTGGCTTACCTTATCCCCGCATAAGCAGGCGTCGTCCTCCGGTGTGCTCTCAGCGCCGATCTgccgttgttttgttttgtttgtttttctttacatCCCACGAGAAGTCACCGCGTCCCCCCCGCTGCGAAGGGGCGTCCAACAAAAGACAGTTAGCCGAGTTAGCTCAATGGAGCTAACATAACTTGCGTGACGGATAACGTTgatcggatttttttttggcgTGTTTACTAGATATCTGCCACTAACTTTACGTGGGTAACTTTACACTCGCTCCGAACAGGCTGACACGTAACATCCCCTTTCCGAGAATGCTAGCGTTAAGTTGGATCTTTTCTTCACGCAGGCTAGCTAACAAGTCATCGGCGTCTGTTGACAAACAAGCCTGCGTGGAGggaagggggagaaaaaaaaatcgcacacACGCCTCGAAGCCAGCGAGCCTGAACGTCAGTTAGCTTAGCCGCAGCTAGCACGCCTGGCtaaagcagcagcagcagcagtaccGCGAGGGAGATCCGCAAAACAAATCCTCGTCCTCTCCGTTTAAAGTCCTTCCTCCGCGGCGGTGGCGTGGATCGTGCTGGCCGGCGTGTCAGTCCCGTGCGCGGCCCACAATGCTCGGATCGAGCGATGGCCCAGTTTGCGAAGTCAAGTTGTCACTACGCTCGGCGTCCTCCGCCATTTCCaagctctctcgctctctctctccaacacaaacaaacagGGTAGCGAGGACGCGCGCgcccgtgcgtgcgtgcgtgccggAGTGCGTGCGCGTTCACGAGGAGGAGAGGCATGCGAAAACATTACCTGGCTAATGGAATAGTATACTGCACTTCTAAAAGACTAACGTTTTGTCTTTCACTGTAATGGCTTTACATTTTCATGTGACATTTGAGGGATGGTAATGCAttgcattaaaatatatatttattaaacctggagtgttttttttttattcaggcaCTTAGAGTAGTCTTCAAAAATGGACCCTTACCCTGAACTACAATTTTATTTACCTTTGAACTTgagaaataaatggaaaagatacacagtttaaaaaaatatgttagagCTGCACAACAAAATATGCAATGCAAGTGTTAAATTTTGCAATATATTTGGATATTGTTACTTATATATATGGCAAAATCAGCAGGGGTTTTGTAGTCTGGTCCAGCTAATAGTAATTTGGGAGAAAACcattatttggcatcattagttGAACGAACAATTGTTACCAAAAACCAACAGAAAATGCATGATGTCATTTCTGTGTAATTGGAAGTAGTGGAGTGGCTAGCATATTACTCATCTAATAAATTTTAATATATTGCACAGTTCTTTGGAAGCAGAAGCAGGTAAAGGTTAAAGGTACccaataaatgtcattttagtcattttaaggTGTGGTGTTTAATTACTTAAAGTTGAAAGCAGTGATAATAACAATGACAAcaatgttgttgttggtttttttaacCAACTATGACTCGGAGTCCGGCTTTTCATTGTTTGAGTTAGCAGTTCAGTTTATACAAGAAAACTTGTATATGCAAAGTCTTATGACGACCACAGCGGTCACGTTTTTCCGTTAAGGGCAGTGAGTCCAGTTCATTTAAAGAGCTTGAATTTGCGCATATGCGCTTGCACCGTTTCTTTGGGGTATGGTTTAAGGGCCAGGCAGGTCGCTATGTTCTCAGGTTGCTCGATCCACAACTTGTGGGCCACGCCAGCTTGGGTCAGGCTCGCAGATAGACCCGTGAGGGCGACCTCGTCTGGAGCCTGGAAAATACAAAGTCATGGTGACTTAGTTTTAATACCTAATCTGACGTGGAAACGTGTTTAGACTTTTGTCTTGCAGCCAACACTCAGGAAATACAGTCAGTTCAGGAATTAAATGAATTCTATGACTGTTCCTGTACCAAAACGTTCACCACTCTAAGTACTAGTTTCTATGTGAAATAGAGTCAATTGAGCAAAATTGATTCAGTTGCAGACCAAAATTTAGTACTGTTACTTTGATAGTAAATACATGAACAGATATTTGAACACAATCCTGTATTGAACCTgaatacacaataaaaataacaatttcacAAACCAAGACTCACTTTAAACCTGACAAAATTATGGCTTTACTTGCACTCTGCATGCAAAAATCTACACCAGCAGACAAATATAGTGACACAAAaggctatttttaaaataccacGTTTAAATAAACGAACTTAAATCCACTATTAAGATGgaaaatgacataaaataaCAGTGAAgatgtattattatttgaatGGAGTTTGGTACGCACCCCGAGCACCACTTTGTGCATGGAATCGAGCCCGGCCAGGTAGCTCTGCGTGTCCCCGTCGGCGTAGTGGAGGTggacggcggcggtggcggcgtggCACGCTTGCGTTATGACGGCTCCGAGCGGCCACGAAAGTTTGTGGACCAGGTCCGAGCGGACCACGACGTACTGGACCAGGCGGCCCGGTGTACCGGCTGCTCCCGAGGCAGCCATTTCTTTCGTAGGAGTGTTTATCTTCCGGGTCAAAAAAAGAGACTGGGTGGTTAATAACACAGCGTTGCTGCCGTCTAGCGGCAATTAAGTAGAATTACAAGTCCAAGCAGGTCAAGTTAGCGAAAGAAAAGACTAAAATCGTTTTACTACtcattatttaaatttaaaaaaataaaaataatgcacaaaaatatgtGGATTAAGCATTAATTTGATAATAATTttgcaaataatatttttaattctatACATGtaattaataatatttaaaaatattttttttcataatttcacaCCAAACTTACCAAATAAGAGGCTAGAAACACCTATAAATAAATGTCACAATAATCATTTATTAAGCATACacattataatataaatataaaatgctatttttgctCTTAAAATCGGTGAGACATCATTGTATCTGTGTAGAGACAGACAAGCATACAAACAAGAGTTTTGTAGTCTACCCAAAAagatcaccatcatcatcatcatcatcatcatcattttctATCATGAGGATGGTGCCCCCTCTAAAACGGACTGAATGATCTGGCGTCTAACAGAAAAGCagctttttcatttctttttttattacttctattatatttggtattttttttcggAACGCACAGAGAAGAGCAACAAGAACCTCTAAACCAGGCACCGCCACGCACGTCTACTTCTCACTTGGAgtccaaaaaaaatgctgccaaTGATGAGAATGACTGGGAGAAACAAACTAAAACATCCAACCTAGAAGATGACAAATCAGAATGGTGAGCATTTAGTCCATGATTTCCCCGAACCAAAGCCTAttgagcatttttattttcaaatttcctTGATATTCAATGACAATCTTTCCAAGATGCCATAAACTCaaccaagcctttttttcttaaacaatacagaaaacaaatattttctctctatattttttagtttaaatccagacattttttttaaacgtttggCTGACATGCTGCTGAATCCTGGTGTTTTTGcgggtgtgtgcgtgcatgtaagTGTGTTGTCAATCAAAAGGAAAAGTATTGAGCGAACCACTCTTGCCGCTGAGCATCCGGAAAGTCGATGGCGGTGTCTTTTGTCTCAGGAGGGCTGgaggacacacaaaaaaaaaacacaaaaatcactCTCTTACaactatataaatatttatacatatccATTTGCATTTTGGCCTCAAAACAGTGAGGAAAAACTCTTATTTATACTGCCAggacattaaatattttaaaatgacttgATTTTTAGATCGGCATTTACATTACGTGtagttttaaatgtatttgtaccatattaatattaatacattttaataaatattctACATGATCTATATACCCTGtctaattatattattttatgaaactacatttaaaaacaatag contains:
- the ptrhd1 gene encoding putative peptidyl-tRNA hydrolase PTRHD1 — protein: MAASGAAGTPGRLVQYVVVRSDLVHKLSWPLGAVITQACHAATAAVHLHYADGDTQSYLAGLDSMHKVVLGAPDEVALTGLSASLTQAGVAHKLWIEQPENIATCLALKPYPKETVQAHMRKFKLFK